A genomic window from Mesorhizobium sp. 131-2-1 includes:
- the deoA gene encoding thymidine phosphorylase — protein sequence MLPQEIIRRKRDGHRLSAPEIAAFVQGLTAGTVTEGQVGAFAMAVFFNGMSREEAVALTIAMRDSGDVLDWSDLPGPVTDKHSTGGVGDNVSLMLAPIVAACGAYVPMISGRGLGHTGGTLDKMDAIPGYISQPDVARLRKTVLETGCAIIGQTADLAPADRRFYAIRDVTGTVESVPLITASILSKKLAAGLGSLVLDVKVGNGAFMEKSRDATALASSLVEVANGAGLKTSALVTGMNEPLASAAGNAVEVRNAVDFLTGRLRDRRLEDVTLALAAEMLQSAGLAASNQDGIRRATETLAGGRAAAVFQRMVAALGGPADFIDKPEKYLPKAPVERAVTAPGNGFVSGIATREIGLAVVGLGGGRTRPDDRIDHAVGITRLSPVGAEVQAGEPLALVHARTAADAEAAAAAVLSAYTIGSSKPAAEKTVIRRVLPR from the coding sequence ATGCTTCCGCAGGAAATCATCCGCCGCAAGCGCGACGGCCACAGGCTGTCGGCGCCTGAGATCGCGGCCTTTGTCCAGGGGCTGACCGCCGGCACGGTCACGGAAGGCCAGGTCGGCGCCTTCGCCATGGCGGTGTTCTTCAACGGCATGAGCCGCGAGGAAGCGGTGGCATTGACGATCGCCATGCGCGATTCCGGCGATGTGCTCGACTGGTCCGACCTGCCGGGCCCGGTCACCGACAAGCATTCGACGGGCGGCGTCGGCGACAATGTCTCGCTGATGCTGGCGCCGATCGTGGCCGCCTGCGGCGCCTATGTACCGATGATCTCCGGCCGCGGCCTTGGCCATACCGGCGGCACGCTGGACAAGATGGATGCCATTCCCGGCTACATAAGCCAGCCGGACGTGGCGCGCTTGCGCAAGACGGTGCTCGAGACCGGCTGCGCCATCATCGGCCAGACCGCCGACCTGGCGCCGGCCGACCGCCGCTTTTACGCCATCCGCGACGTCACGGGCACGGTGGAATCGGTGCCGCTGATCACCGCCTCGATCCTGTCGAAGAAGCTCGCCGCCGGGCTCGGTTCGCTCGTGCTCGACGTCAAGGTCGGCAACGGCGCCTTCATGGAGAAGTCGCGCGATGCGACGGCACTTGCCAGCAGCCTGGTCGAGGTCGCCAACGGCGCGGGCCTGAAAACGTCAGCGCTGGTCACCGGCATGAACGAGCCGCTGGCGTCGGCCGCCGGCAACGCCGTCGAGGTGCGCAACGCGGTCGACTTCCTCACCGGACGCCTGCGCGACCGGCGGCTGGAGGATGTGACGCTGGCGCTCGCCGCCGAGATGCTGCAATCGGCCGGACTGGCGGCGTCGAACCAGGACGGCATCCGGCGCGCCACCGAGACGCTGGCCGGCGGCCGCGCGGCAGCCGTCTTCCAGCGCATGGTGGCGGCGCTTGGCGGCCCCGCCGATTTCATCGACAAACCTGAGAAGTATTTGCCGAAAGCGCCGGTGGAACGCGCCGTGACGGCACCCGGAAACGGCTTCGTCAGCGGCATCGCGACGCGCGAGATCGGGCTTGCCGTGGTCGGGCTTGGCGGTGGGCGCACACGGCCCGACGACAGGATCGATCACGCGGTCGGCATCACCAGGCTGTCGCCGGTCGGCGCCGAGGTGCAGGCCGGCGAGCCGCTGGCGCTGGTCCATGCGCGCACCGCCGCGGATGCCGAGGCCGCTGCGGCGGCCGTGCTTTCTGCCTACACGATCGGATCGTCGAAGCCGGCGGCGGAAAAGACGGTCATCCGGCGCGTCCTGCCACGCTGA
- the coaBC gene encoding bifunctional phosphopantothenoylcysteine decarboxylase/phosphopantothenate--cysteine ligase CoaBC: MASITIRNLDDEIKDLLRRLAAENDRSMEEQARVMLRASVEGQVGPSGRLDQIEKTLHELAGAHRPGAPVASTSGKAALRGSLSGKRILLIIGGGIAAYKALDLIRRVRERGAAVRVVMTSAAQEFVTTLSAGALSADHVFTELFDRNDEHDVGHIRLSREADLLVVAPATADLMAKLANGHANDLASTVLLATDKKVLMAPAMNPKMWSHPATRRNRAALQKDGIVFVGPARGEMAESNEAGEGRMAEPLEITAAIETLLDEQPKPLSGRKIIVTSGPTHEPIDPVRYIANRSSGKQGHAIATALARLGADVRLVSGPVNIADPAGVITTHVQTAAEMKDAVESLLPADAAVFVAAVADWRTANAAGEKIKKVAGGGPPSLQMVENPDILAGVGHHRQRPRLVVGFAAETQDLISNAEAKLRKKGADFIVANDVSHESGIGPSGVMGGDRNKVRIVSRGGVEEWPEMGKDEVAARLAALIAERLKTIVV, from the coding sequence ATGGCCAGCATCACCATTCGCAATCTTGACGACGAGATCAAGGATCTGCTGCGCCGGCTCGCGGCGGAGAACGATCGGTCGATGGAGGAGCAGGCGCGGGTGATGCTCCGGGCCTCGGTCGAAGGTCAAGTCGGGCCCTCTGGCCGCCTCGACCAGATCGAGAAGACGCTGCACGAACTGGCAGGCGCACACCGCCCGGGAGCTCCAGTCGCGTCGACATCAGGCAAGGCCGCCCTGCGAGGCAGCCTCTCCGGCAAGCGCATCCTGCTCATCATCGGCGGCGGCATCGCCGCCTACAAGGCGCTCGACTTGATCCGCCGGGTGCGCGAGCGGGGTGCCGCGGTGCGGGTGGTGATGACATCAGCGGCACAGGAATTCGTCACCACGCTTTCGGCCGGCGCGCTTTCGGCCGACCATGTCTTCACCGAACTGTTCGACCGCAATGACGAGCACGATGTCGGCCATATCCGCCTGTCGCGCGAGGCCGACCTGCTGGTGGTGGCGCCGGCGACCGCCGATTTGATGGCGAAGCTCGCCAACGGCCATGCCAACGATCTCGCCTCGACGGTGCTTCTCGCCACCGACAAGAAGGTGCTGATGGCGCCGGCGATGAACCCCAAAATGTGGTCGCATCCGGCGACCCGCCGCAACCGGGCGGCGCTCCAGAAGGACGGCATTGTCTTCGTCGGCCCGGCCAGGGGCGAGATGGCCGAGAGCAACGAGGCGGGCGAAGGCCGCATGGCGGAACCGCTGGAGATCACTGCCGCGATCGAGACGCTGCTCGACGAGCAGCCGAAGCCGCTTTCCGGCCGCAAGATCATCGTCACCTCGGGGCCGACGCATGAGCCGATCGACCCGGTGCGCTACATCGCCAACCGCTCGTCCGGCAAGCAGGGTCATGCCATTGCGACGGCACTTGCCAGGCTGGGCGCCGATGTGCGGCTGGTCTCCGGTCCAGTCAACATCGCCGATCCGGCCGGCGTCATCACCACGCATGTCCAGACCGCGGCCGAAATGAAGGATGCGGTCGAAAGCCTGTTGCCGGCGGATGCCGCGGTGTTCGTCGCCGCCGTCGCCGACTGGCGCACGGCGAATGCAGCCGGCGAGAAGATCAAGAAGGTGGCGGGTGGGGGGCCGCCTTCGCTGCAGATGGTCGAGAACCCGGACATCCTAGCCGGCGTCGGTCATCACAGGCAGCGTCCGAGACTGGTCGTCGGCTTCGCCGCTGAGACGCAGGATCTGATCAGCAACGCCGAAGCCAAGCTCCGGAAGAAGGGCGCCGACTTCATCGTCGCCAACGACGTCTCGCACGAAAGCGGCATCGGTCCGTCGGGCGTGATGGGCGGCGACCGCAACAAGGTGCGGATCGTCTCCAGGGGCGGCGTCGAGGAATGGCCCGAGATGGGCAAGGACGAGGTGGCGGCTCGGCTCGCCGCCCTTATTGCCGAGCGTCTGAAGACCATCGTTGTCTGA
- a CDS encoding adenosine deaminase, protein MPLKAELHCHIEGAAAPELVISQARKYGKDTAPYIKDGSFVWHDFTSFLAAYDFSSDLFRTEEDYARLADHYLTSLARDGAIYSEVFTSPDHAKKAGLSPKAYTDALGEGMARAKAKTGIEGRMIVTGVRHVGVESIEQAARFAARCGHPLVTGFGVAGDERIGDFEDYVRAFEIAREAGLGITIHAGELMGWESVKAALDHIRPSRIGHGVRAIENPDLVRRIADEGVVLECCPGSNIALKVFDSFADHPFPELLAAGCKVTLNSDDPPYFWTSLKREYDIATEHFGIKDKALAAITRTAIEAAFVDRKTKTALLARLNGAAR, encoded by the coding sequence ATGCCTTTGAAAGCGGAACTGCACTGCCACATCGAAGGGGCAGCGGCGCCCGAGCTCGTCATCAGCCAGGCTCGCAAATACGGCAAGGACACCGCGCCCTATATCAAGGACGGGTCCTTCGTCTGGCATGACTTCACCTCTTTCCTGGCAGCCTACGATTTCTCGTCCGATCTGTTTCGCACCGAGGAGGATTATGCGCGGCTGGCCGACCATTACCTGACCAGCCTTGCCCGCGACGGCGCCATCTATTCCGAGGTCTTCACCTCACCGGACCATGCCAAGAAGGCCGGCCTGTCGCCCAAGGCCTATACCGACGCGCTCGGCGAGGGCATGGCGCGCGCCAAGGCCAAGACCGGCATCGAAGGCCGCATGATCGTCACAGGCGTGCGCCATGTCGGCGTCGAATCGATCGAGCAGGCGGCGCGCTTCGCCGCCCGCTGCGGCCACCCGCTGGTGACCGGCTTCGGCGTCGCCGGCGACGAGCGGATCGGCGACTTCGAGGACTATGTCCGCGCCTTCGAGATCGCGCGCGAGGCGGGCCTCGGCATCACCATCCACGCCGGCGAGCTGATGGGCTGGGAGAGCGTCAAGGCGGCGCTCGACCACATCCGCCCCTCCCGCATCGGCCATGGCGTGCGCGCCATCGAGAACCCCGACCTTGTCCGGCGCATCGCCGACGAAGGCGTGGTGCTCGAATGCTGCCCGGGCTCTAACATCGCGCTCAAAGTGTTCGACAGTTTCGCCGACCATCCGTTTCCGGAATTGCTGGCGGCGGGCTGCAAGGTGACGCTCAACTCCGACGATCCGCCCTATTTCTGGACCTCGCTCAAGCGCGAATATGACATCGCCACCGAGCATTTCGGGATCAAGGACAAGGCGCTTGCCGCCATCACCAGGACGGCGATCGAGGCGGCCTTTGTCGACAGGAAGACGAAGACCGCGCTTCTCGCCCGGCTGAACGGCGCCGCGCGCTGA
- the ubiE gene encoding bifunctional demethylmenaquinone methyltransferase/2-methoxy-6-polyprenyl-1,4-benzoquinol methylase UbiE gives MSVERTTAAGGMETSYGFKRVGAGDKQSLVNDVFHKVANRYDLMNDLMSGGLHRLWKDAMVTWLNPPKRPGWKVLDVAGGTGDVAFRIVEASDRHAHATVLDINGSMLDVGRDRAEKKGLSENTDFVEANAEELPFADNIFDAYTIAFGIRNVPRIEVALGEAYRVLKRGGRLLCLEFSEVEMPLLDKVYEAWSFNAIPRIGKAVTGDGEPYSYLVESIRKFPNQQNFAAMISRAGFDRVSFRNYSGGIAALHSGWKL, from the coding sequence ATGTCAGTTGAGAGAACCACGGCCGCGGGCGGTATGGAAACCTCCTATGGTTTCAAGCGGGTAGGGGCAGGCGACAAGCAGTCGCTGGTCAACGACGTTTTCCACAAGGTCGCCAATCGCTACGACCTGATGAACGATTTGATGTCGGGCGGGCTGCACCGGCTGTGGAAGGACGCCATGGTGACGTGGCTCAACCCGCCGAAACGGCCGGGCTGGAAGGTGCTCGACGTCGCCGGCGGCACCGGCGACGTCGCCTTCCGCATCGTCGAGGCGAGCGATCGCCACGCGCATGCCACGGTGCTCGACATCAACGGCTCGATGCTCGACGTCGGCCGCGACCGCGCCGAGAAGAAAGGCCTTAGCGAAAACACCGATTTCGTCGAGGCCAATGCCGAGGAATTGCCCTTCGCCGACAACATTTTCGACGCCTATACGATCGCCTTCGGCATCCGCAACGTGCCGCGTATCGAGGTGGCGCTCGGCGAAGCCTATCGAGTGTTGAAACGCGGTGGACGCTTGCTGTGCCTCGAATTCTCCGAGGTCGAGATGCCGCTGCTCGACAAGGTCTACGAGGCCTGGTCGTTCAACGCCATACCCCGGATCGGCAAGGCCGTCACAGGCGACGGCGAACCCTACTCCTATCTCGTCGAATCGATCCGCAAGTTCCCCAACCAGCAGAATTTCGCAGCGATGATTTCGCGCGCGGGCTTCGACCGGGTCTCCTTCCGCAACTATTCCGGCGGCATCGCCGCCCTGCATTCGGGCTGGAAGCTTTGA
- a CDS encoding aspartate aminotransferase family protein has protein sequence MSKNLERGFWDSARKHLIRYGGSFEPAIIERAAGSFVYDADDRPILDFTSGQMSALLGHAHPRIVSAVSRQVEKAAHLFSGMLSRPVVELAERLAALAPGLDRVLLLSTGAESNEAAIRMAKLVTGRHEIVAFSKSWHGMTGAAASATYSAGRKGYGPAAVGSLAIPAPNSFRPRFRNADGSLDWLTELNDAFDLIDSQSTGSLAAFVAEPILSSGGILELPPGYLAALQQKCRERGMLLILDEAQTGIGRTGHMFAFQRDGVTPDILTLSKTIGAGLPLSAVMTTAEIEEEAHEKGFLFYTTHVSDPLPAAVGLAVLDVVEDEKLVDRARHLGAKLLDGLSGLKQRYECVGDVRGRGLLLGVEIVKDGKVPDHQLGAAIAAEAFRRGLSMNIVKLPGMGGVFRIAPPLTISEEELDLGLRIISESIEAGLAANAGVAGIAAE, from the coding sequence ATGTCGAAGAACCTGGAGCGCGGGTTTTGGGATTCAGCCCGCAAGCATCTGATTCGCTATGGCGGCAGCTTCGAGCCGGCCATCATTGAGCGCGCCGCCGGCTCGTTCGTCTACGATGCCGACGACAGACCCATCCTCGACTTCACCTCCGGGCAGATGAGCGCGCTGCTCGGGCACGCCCACCCCAGGATCGTCTCGGCAGTCAGCCGGCAGGTGGAAAAGGCCGCGCATCTTTTCAGCGGTATGCTGTCCCGCCCGGTGGTGGAGCTTGCCGAACGCCTCGCGGCGCTGGCGCCCGGGCTCGACAGGGTTCTGTTGCTCTCGACCGGCGCCGAGTCCAACGAAGCAGCCATCCGGATGGCCAAACTGGTGACAGGCAGGCATGAGATCGTCGCCTTCTCGAAGAGCTGGCATGGAATGACCGGCGCCGCGGCATCGGCGACCTACAGCGCCGGCCGCAAGGGCTATGGACCGGCCGCGGTTGGATCCCTTGCAATCCCGGCGCCCAACAGTTTCCGGCCCCGCTTCAGGAATGCCGACGGCTCCCTGGACTGGCTGACCGAACTGAACGATGCGTTTGATCTGATCGACAGCCAGTCGACGGGAAGCCTGGCGGCCTTTGTCGCCGAGCCGATCCTGTCGAGCGGCGGCATATTGGAACTGCCGCCAGGCTATCTGGCGGCCCTGCAGCAAAAATGCCGAGAGCGCGGCATGCTGCTGATTCTCGACGAGGCGCAAACCGGTATCGGCCGCACCGGACATATGTTCGCTTTCCAGAGAGACGGCGTCACGCCGGATATCCTTACGCTTTCCAAGACGATCGGCGCCGGCCTTCCGCTATCGGCCGTCATGACGACGGCCGAGATCGAGGAAGAAGCGCATGAGAAAGGCTTCCTGTTCTACACCACGCATGTCTCCGACCCGCTGCCGGCGGCCGTCGGCCTCGCGGTCCTCGATGTGGTGGAAGACGAAAAGCTCGTCGACCGCGCCAGGCATCTGGGAGCGAAATTGCTCGACGGGCTATCGGGACTGAAGCAGCGCTACGAATGTGTCGGCGACGTGCGCGGCCGCGGCCTCCTGCTCGGGGTCGAGATCGTCAAGGACGGCAAGGTTCCCGATCACCAGCTTGGCGCAGCGATCGCGGCGGAAGCGTTCCGGCGCGGCCTCAGCATGAACATCGTCAAGCTTCCGGGGATGGGCGGCGTCTTCCGCATCGCCCCTCCCTTGACCATCTCCGAGGAGGAACTGGATCTCGGCCTGAGGATCATTTCAGAGTCGATCGAAGCCGGGCTTGCTGCGAATGCGGGCGTTGCGGGCATCGCCGCAGAATGA
- a CDS encoding LysR family transcriptional regulator, with product MQAPLDLKLLATFVRAAHSGTLSAVAVQVGRTQSAVTMQIQRLEEALGQSLFHRSGSGVRLTGSGERFLAYAERILKIHDEAISALSDKGLHGSIIFGSPEDYLSAFFPALLKGFGTVYPDVEIKVVSAPTVELRTLLNARQIDLALVSSPNANDAHVRTERLVWVGSKPALDHYDFGDIVPMALSASNAIDHKAACEAMARAGLRYKISYASNSLAGLIAVARSGLAISVMTEDAVPSDLHILGAPLPRLPRLGILIAFADSERSPAVEAFADHIRSVLPSL from the coding sequence ATGCAGGCTCCACTGGATCTCAAGCTGCTGGCGACATTCGTGCGCGCGGCCCATTCGGGGACCCTCAGCGCGGTGGCCGTGCAGGTCGGGCGCACGCAATCGGCCGTGACCATGCAGATACAGCGGCTCGAGGAAGCCCTCGGCCAGAGCCTGTTTCATCGCAGCGGCAGCGGGGTGCGGCTCACCGGCAGCGGTGAGCGCTTCCTGGCCTATGCCGAGCGCATCCTCAAAATCCACGACGAGGCGATCTCGGCGCTCTCCGACAAGGGCCTGCACGGTTCGATCATCTTCGGCAGTCCCGAAGATTATCTGAGCGCGTTCTTTCCGGCGCTGCTGAAGGGCTTCGGCACCGTTTACCCCGATGTCGAAATCAAGGTCGTTTCGGCGCCGACGGTCGAATTGCGAACGCTGCTCAACGCGCGCCAGATCGACCTGGCGCTGGTCTCCAGCCCGAATGCAAACGATGCGCATGTGCGCACGGAACGGCTGGTATGGGTAGGCAGCAAGCCGGCGCTGGACCACTACGATTTTGGCGACATCGTTCCGATGGCGTTGTCGGCGTCGAACGCCATCGACCACAAGGCGGCTTGCGAGGCGATGGCGCGCGCCGGACTGCGCTACAAAATATCCTATGCCAGCAACAGTCTTGCTGGCTTGATCGCCGTTGCGCGGTCAGGTCTGGCAATAAGCGTGATGACCGAGGATGCGGTGCCGTCCGACCTCCATATTCTGGGCGCGCCGCTTCCGAGGCTGCCCCGGCTTGGCATTCTGATCGCCTTTGCCGACTCCGAACGATCCCCGGCGGTCGAGGCTTTCGCCGATCACATCCGCAGCGTTCTTCCGTCTCTGTGA
- a CDS encoding TIGR02281 family clan AA aspartic protease produces the protein MLRKLLFLGVFAGTSASIPILYQSNPRMFDGLLKPAVASKPATEAQPALDLASVPDKPVAPLPLGRKVVVNADARGHFTSDFKLNGRQVDGLIDTGATLVAINTSTARRAGISLNPSDFIHEVDTANGSIKAAVVTVERLQIGKISVDNVQAVVIDDRALQTNLIGMSFLQRLQRYQVENGSLLLVQ, from the coding sequence ATGCTGCGCAAACTCCTCTTCCTTGGCGTCTTTGCCGGAACATCGGCATCGATACCGATCCTCTATCAGTCGAACCCGCGCATGTTCGACGGCCTGCTGAAACCGGCGGTCGCCTCCAAGCCTGCGACCGAAGCGCAGCCCGCCTTGGACCTTGCCTCGGTTCCCGACAAGCCGGTCGCGCCGCTGCCGCTCGGCCGCAAGGTGGTGGTCAACGCCGATGCGCGCGGACACTTCACCTCCGACTTCAAGCTCAACGGCCGCCAGGTCGACGGGCTGATCGACACCGGCGCGACGCTGGTCGCCATCAACACCTCGACGGCGCGCCGCGCCGGCATCTCGCTCAACCCCTCGGATTTCATCCACGAGGTCGACACTGCCAATGGTTCCATCAAGGCCGCGGTGGTGACGGTCGAACGCTTGCAGATCGGCAAGATCTCGGTCGACAACGTCCAGGCGGTGGTGATCGACGACCGGGCGTTGCAGACCAACCTGATCGGCATGAGCTTCCTGCAGCGGTTGCAGAGATACCAGGTCGAGAACGGCTCGCTGCTCTTGGTCCAGTAG
- the upp gene encoding uracil phosphoribosyltransferase → MQGVTVVDHPLVQHKLTIMRKKETSTAGFRRLLREISLLLGYEVTRNLELTTTEIETPIETMEAPTLEGKKLVFASVLRAGNGLLEGLLDLVPAARVAHIGLYRDHDTLEAVEYFFKAPSDLADRLVIVVDPMLATANSAIAAIDKLKGRGATNIRFLCLLAAPEGIERFTKAHPDVPVFTASIDRQLNDKGYIMPGLGDAGDRMYGTK, encoded by the coding sequence ATGCAGGGCGTCACCGTCGTCGACCACCCGCTTGTCCAGCACAAGCTGACCATCATGCGCAAGAAGGAGACCTCGACAGCCGGCTTCCGGCGGCTGCTGCGCGAGATCTCGCTGCTGCTGGGCTATGAGGTCACGCGCAATCTCGAGCTGACGACGACCGAGATCGAGACCCCGATCGAAACGATGGAGGCCCCGACGCTGGAGGGCAAGAAGCTGGTCTTCGCTTCGGTGCTGCGCGCCGGCAACGGCCTGCTCGAAGGCCTGCTTGACCTGGTGCCGGCGGCGCGCGTCGCCCATATCGGGCTCTACCGCGACCACGACACGCTGGAGGCGGTCGAATATTTCTTCAAGGCGCCGAGCGATCTCGCCGACCGTCTGGTGATCGTCGTCGATCCGATGCTCGCCACCGCCAATTCGGCGATCGCGGCGATCGACAAGCTGAAGGGGCGCGGCGCCACCAACATTCGCTTCCTGTGCCTGCTGGCGGCGCCCGAAGGCATCGAGCGCTTCACCAAGGCGCATCCGGACGTTCCCGTCTTCACCGCCTCCATCGACCGCCAGTTGAACGACAAGGGCTACATCATGCCCGGCCTCGGCGATGCCGGCGATCGCATGTACGGGACGAAGTGA
- the ubiB gene encoding 2-polyprenylphenol 6-hydroxylase has translation MSSVGAAFRLARAGWVLVREGVVSALPGEELDGLPKFGWRLARLFTRRRALAYKRGDRLAKAVVRLGPSYVKLGQFLATRPDVVGNDMALDLALLQDKMHTFPQAEAIAAIEASLGRKVGDLYASFDGAVAAASIAQVHSAETMKEGATSRVAVKVIRPGVRRRFFHDLESYFLAARIQEKYIPSSRRLRPVEVTETLAQTTRIEMDLRLEAAALSELGENTKDDPGFRVPSVDWERTGRDVLTMEWVDGVKMNDIAGLAEAGHDLKAIATNLIQSFLRHTLRDGFFHADMHPGNLFVEANGTIVAVDLGIAGRLGKKERRFLAEILYGFIVRDYQRVAEVHFEAGYVPRQHNVSAFAQAIRAIGEPIHGQPAETISMAKLLTLLFEVTELFDMATRPELILLQKTMVVVEGVARTLDPAFNMWKTAEPVVGDWIAGNLGPRGLLVDARDGTRALLALARQAPDIAARTERLSREIDLMAEHGLRFDEATARAIGKAEARHTRSGRVALWVIALTLLYIVWKLA, from the coding sequence ATGAGCAGCGTCGGCGCCGCCTTTCGGCTCGCTCGGGCCGGCTGGGTGCTGGTCCGCGAGGGCGTCGTCTCGGCTTTGCCGGGCGAGGAGCTCGACGGCCTGCCGAAATTCGGCTGGCGGCTGGCGCGCCTGTTCACCCGCCGTCGCGCGCTGGCCTACAAGCGCGGCGACCGGCTGGCCAAGGCGGTGGTGCGGCTCGGTCCCTCCTATGTCAAGCTCGGCCAGTTCCTGGCGACACGGCCCGACGTCGTCGGCAATGACATGGCGCTCGACCTCGCTCTTCTCCAAGACAAGATGCATACGTTCCCGCAGGCCGAGGCGATCGCCGCCATCGAGGCCTCGCTCGGGCGCAAGGTCGGCGATCTCTACGCCAGCTTCGACGGCGCCGTCGCCGCTGCCTCGATCGCTCAGGTGCACAGCGCCGAGACCATGAAGGAAGGGGCCACCTCCCGCGTGGCGGTGAAGGTCATCCGGCCGGGCGTGCGCCGCCGTTTCTTCCACGACCTCGAAAGCTATTTCCTCGCTGCCCGCATCCAGGAGAAGTACATCCCCTCGTCGCGCCGCCTGCGGCCGGTCGAGGTGACCGAGACGCTGGCGCAGACCACCAGGATCGAGATGGATCTCAGGCTCGAGGCGGCGGCGCTGTCCGAGCTCGGCGAAAACACCAAGGACGATCCGGGCTTCCGCGTGCCTTCGGTCGACTGGGAGCGGACCGGCCGCGACGTCTTGACCATGGAATGGGTCGACGGCGTCAAGATGAACGATATTGCCGGGCTGGCGGAGGCCGGCCACGACCTCAAGGCGATCGCCACCAACCTCATCCAGTCATTCCTGCGCCATACGCTTCGGGACGGCTTCTTCCATGCCGACATGCATCCGGGCAATTTGTTCGTTGAGGCCAACGGCACCATCGTCGCCGTCGATCTCGGCATCGCCGGCCGGCTCGGCAAGAAGGAGCGCCGGTTCCTGGCCGAAATTCTCTACGGCTTCATCGTGCGCGACTACCAGCGTGTCGCCGAGGTGCATTTCGAGGCCGGCTATGTGCCGCGCCAGCACAATGTCTCGGCCTTCGCGCAAGCGATCCGCGCCATCGGCGAGCCGATCCACGGCCAGCCGGCCGAAACCATCTCGATGGCCAAGCTTTTGACGCTGCTATTCGAGGTCACCGAGCTGTTCGACATGGCGACCCGGCCGGAGCTGATCCTGCTGCAAAAAACGATGGTGGTGGTCGAGGGCGTCGCCCGCACGCTCGATCCGGCCTTCAACATGTGGAAGACGGCCGAGCCGGTGGTCGGCGACTGGATCGCCGGCAACCTCGGCCCGCGCGGCCTTCTGGTCGATGCGCGCGACGGCACCAGGGCGCTGTTGGCGCTGGCCCGTCAGGCACCCGATATCGCCGCCCGTACAGAGCGCCTGTCGCGCGAGATCGACCTGATGGCCGAGCACGGGCTGCGCTTCGACGAGGCGACGGCGCGCGCGATCGGCAAGGCCGAGGCGCGCCATACCCGCTCCGGCCGCGTGGCCCTGTGGGTGATCGCGCTGACGCTGCTCTATATCGTGTGGAAGCTCGCTTAG